Proteins encoded in a region of the Betaproteobacteria bacterium genome:
- the rimI gene encoding ribosomal protein S18-alanine N-acetyltransferase, giving the protein MSAVLAMPVAPALEYRPLAERDMTTVAAIEASVYVFPWTIGNFRDSLMSGYQCIGCWTGDELIGYAIVMTALEEAHLLNIAVASHWQRRGVGEQFLQHLILAARKRRLEMLYLEVRPSNIVARRMYERFGFRQLGMRRDYYPAVTGREDALFLGLNLAVPII; this is encoded by the coding sequence GTGAGCGCGGTATTGGCGATGCCGGTTGCTCCGGCGCTAGAATACCGGCCGCTGGCGGAACGCGACATGACGACGGTCGCTGCCATCGAAGCGAGTGTCTACGTCTTTCCGTGGACCATTGGCAATTTCCGCGATTCCCTGATGAGCGGCTATCAATGTATCGGTTGCTGGACGGGTGACGAATTGATTGGCTACGCGATTGTCATGACGGCGCTGGAAGAAGCGCATTTGCTGAATATCGCGGTGGCAAGTCACTGGCAACGGCGTGGCGTGGGTGAACAATTCCTCCAGCATCTCATACTTGCCGCGCGCAAGCGGCGTCTGGAAATGCTTTACCTCGAGGTGCGACCTTCCAACATCGTCGCGCGCCGTATGTATGAGCGCTTTGGGTTTCGGCAACTGGGAATGCGCCGCGACTATTATCCGGCGGTCACCGGGCGCGAGGACGCGCTGTTCCTCGGCCTTAATCTGGCGGTGCCGATTATATGA
- a CDS encoding uracil-DNA glycosylase, translating to MQQRSLAQSPGVLSSPSVTRAPPTEIPAPARHAPPPQSGTARAASVSRPAAPVETNPVVADPARVPRIAHLDWDSLKREAATCQACKLCEKRKQAVLGVGAPNAPWLFVGEGPGAEEDDQGEPFVGQAGKLLDAMLTAAGLRRGREVYIANVVKCRPPGNRNPSPEETLACAPLLDRQIDLIQPKLIVALGKIALTRLTGSDASIASMRGKLHAYRGIPVIATYHPAYLLRNLPDKLKAWEDLMMAKKAMAAL from the coding sequence ATGCAACAGCGATCGTTGGCGCAATCGCCGGGCGTGTTGTCGAGTCCATCGGTGACACGGGCGCCACCTACGGAAATTCCTGCACCGGCACGCCACGCGCCACCGCCACAATCAGGTACGGCTCGTGCCGCTTCAGTGTCGCGGCCTGCCGCACCCGTCGAAACAAATCCTGTCGTGGCTGATCCCGCCCGCGTGCCACGTATCGCGCACCTCGATTGGGATAGCCTGAAAAGGGAAGCGGCCACGTGCCAGGCATGCAAATTGTGCGAGAAGCGCAAGCAAGCCGTGCTGGGCGTCGGCGCGCCCAACGCACCGTGGCTGTTCGTCGGCGAGGGACCGGGCGCGGAAGAAGACGATCAGGGAGAGCCATTCGTCGGGCAGGCGGGCAAGTTGCTGGATGCGATGCTGACGGCCGCGGGTTTGCGGCGCGGGCGCGAAGTCTATATCGCAAATGTGGTGAAATGCCGGCCACCGGGCAACCGCAATCCATCGCCCGAGGAGACGCTGGCGTGCGCGCCACTGCTGGACCGGCAAATTGATCTCATCCAGCCCAAGCTGATCGTGGCATTGGGCAAAATCGCGCTCACGCGCCTGACCGGATCCGATGCCAGCATCGCATCGATGCGTGGCAAGCTGCATGCGTATCGCGGCATTCCGGTCATCGCGACTTATCATCCGGCCTATCTCCTGCGTAACCTGCCGGACAAGTTGAAGGCGTGGGAGGATTTGATGATGGCGAAGAAGGCGATGGCGGCTTTGTAA
- a CDS encoding DUF1501 domain-containing protein, with the protein MNRRQFLQSMGWAAGVPLAGTLHGVSWAAPTALSASPSPYENLLILIELKGANDGLNTVIPYADPAYASLRPRLAIARDQVLQLSEREGLHPALQPLMSMWDKKELAVVQGLGYPQPNLSHFRSIEIWDTASKSEEYLDAGWLARTFALAPAPRNYAADGVVVGSSDMGPLSGQGVRTIALADTAQFLRNAKLAQANSDQRNAALKHILAVEAEIIHAAAKLNTNFAFKTEFPRNAFGNQVRTAAQLVASKAGIASIRLTHAGFDTHANQLGTHANLLKDLAEGVAALKSALGELNRWDSTLIMTYAEFGRRPKENQSGGTDHGTANVHFLAGGRVKGGLFGEAPQLTRLDGNGNLPFAVDFRSMYATVIDKWWSGDSAQVLGGKLPALDILRA; encoded by the coding sequence ATGAATCGCCGACAATTTCTGCAATCGATGGGATGGGCCGCGGGTGTTCCTTTGGCGGGCACCTTGCACGGCGTTTCCTGGGCCGCGCCCACCGCCCTTTCCGCCAGCCCCTCGCCATACGAAAACCTGCTGATCCTTATCGAGCTCAAAGGCGCCAATGACGGGCTGAACACCGTGATTCCGTACGCCGATCCGGCCTACGCGTCACTTCGGCCGCGACTCGCCATCGCCCGCGATCAGGTGCTGCAATTATCGGAACGCGAAGGCTTGCATCCGGCGCTGCAGCCGCTCATGTCGATGTGGGACAAGAAAGAATTGGCGGTGGTGCAAGGACTCGGTTATCCGCAGCCCAATCTTTCGCATTTCCGCTCGATCGAAATCTGGGATACCGCCTCGAAGAGCGAGGAGTATCTTGACGCCGGCTGGCTGGCACGCACCTTCGCCCTCGCGCCCGCGCCGCGCAACTACGCGGCCGATGGCGTGGTCGTGGGTTCGAGTGATATGGGGCCACTATCCGGGCAGGGCGTGCGGACCATCGCGCTGGCCGACACTGCGCAATTCCTGCGCAACGCCAAACTGGCTCAGGCGAATTCGGATCAACGCAATGCGGCGCTGAAACATATTCTCGCGGTCGAGGCGGAGATCATTCACGCGGCGGCCAAGCTCAACACCAATTTCGCGTTCAAGACCGAATTTCCGCGCAATGCCTTCGGCAACCAGGTGCGGACCGCCGCGCAACTGGTGGCCAGCAAAGCTGGCATCGCCAGCATTCGCTTGACTCACGCTGGCTTCGATACCCATGCGAATCAGTTGGGCACGCACGCCAATCTGCTGAAAGATTTGGCGGAAGGTGTGGCCGCGCTTAAGTCCGCGCTGGGTGAATTGAATCGCTGGGATTCCACGCTGATCATGACCTACGCCGAATTTGGCCGGCGGCCAAAAGAAAACCAGAGTGGTGGCACCGATCACGGCACGGCCAACGTGCATTTTTTGGCGGGCGGGCGCGTGAAGGGTGGCTTGTTCGGCGAAGCGCCCCAACTCACGCGTCTTGACGGCAATGGCAATCTGCCGTTTGCGGTGGATTTCCGCAGCATGTATGCGACGGTCATCGATAAATGGTGGAGCGGGGATTCAGCACAGGTGTTGGGTGGGAAATTGCCGGCGCTGGATATCCTTCGAGCCTGA
- a CDS encoding DUF1801 domain-containing protein, which translates to MRKANEPADVDTFLASLDHPHKPEILALRQIILDTDPCIAESIKWNAPSFRTSEFFATMHLRAKNGVQLILHFGAKKRADLDAGSKIADPESILEWLAADRAVAKFRDLRDIAAKRTAFTNVIRQWITHV; encoded by the coding sequence CTGCGCAAGGCGAACGAACCCGCGGACGTCGACACTTTCCTCGCGTCGCTCGATCACCCACACAAACCGGAAATTCTCGCCCTGCGGCAAATCATTCTCGATACGGACCCCTGTATCGCCGAAAGCATTAAATGGAATGCGCCGAGTTTTCGCACATCGGAATTTTTCGCGACCATGCATCTGCGGGCGAAAAATGGCGTTCAGTTAATACTGCACTTCGGCGCAAAGAAGCGCGCCGATCTGGACGCGGGCAGCAAGATAGCCGACCCGGAATCGATACTGGAATGGCTGGCCGCGGATCGAGCCGTCGCCAAGTTTCGGGATTTGCGGGACATTGCCGCGAAGCGCACGGCATTCACGAATGTCATCCGGCAGTGGATTACGCATGTCTAG
- a CDS encoding DUF1800 domain-containing protein produces MKISPLVRTILQAFSLLVLALPVHSAVDEPLGADNARHLLNRTGFAASDGDIGVFAKLNRAEAADRLLKAAQSVATQTPPAWVSEPPVPPVRLRDMSPEERQAQQRKNVERAFELREWWFREMLTTPSPLTEKMTLFWHNHFATSQQKVRFTPLIYQQHVMLRRNALGNFGTLLREVARDPAMLIYLDGANSRKEQPNENFAREVMELFTLGEGHYSERDIKEAARAFTGWSVDRDTGQFMFRRGIHDYGNKSVLGKSGNFDGDQVIDILLRKPETAQFVTRKLWREFISPAVGKPADEAQVARFADEFRDSGYNISRLMRVILTSDAFYAPGNRASLIKSPVEFVVGTMKQFDIETPNLRPFVLAAALLGQNVFSPPNVKGWPGGEAWINSATLLGRKQLIDRLFRNEDVLEAALRSMDEMAMRNGEEPQPGREARQRRQMERQMGGIRWNLDKWADKFAGSGSNPVPRQGLMDMTRVVLAVAPQNPPTTSDKPADWARQLVHDPVYQLK; encoded by the coding sequence ATGAAGATATCTCCGCTTGTGCGCACGATTCTGCAGGCTTTCTCGCTGCTGGTGCTGGCCCTGCCTGTACATTCCGCTGTTGACGAACCACTCGGCGCGGACAATGCACGCCACCTGCTCAATCGCACCGGTTTTGCGGCCTCCGATGGGGATATTGGAGTCTTCGCGAAACTCAATCGAGCTGAAGCAGCGGATCGGTTATTGAAGGCGGCCCAATCGGTCGCGACGCAAACGCCCCCGGCATGGGTGAGCGAACCGCCGGTGCCGCCGGTACGGTTGCGTGACATGTCGCCTGAAGAGCGCCAGGCGCAGCAGCGAAAAAATGTGGAACGGGCTTTTGAATTGCGCGAATGGTGGTTCCGCGAAATGCTCACCACGCCTTCGCCGCTGACGGAAAAGATGACGCTGTTCTGGCACAACCACTTCGCCACCAGCCAGCAGAAGGTGCGCTTCACGCCGTTGATCTACCAGCAGCACGTGATGTTGCGCCGCAATGCGTTGGGCAATTTCGGTACGTTGCTGCGTGAAGTCGCGCGTGATCCGGCAATGCTGATCTATCTGGATGGCGCCAACAGCCGCAAGGAACAACCCAACGAAAATTTTGCCCGCGAGGTGATGGAGCTGTTCACGCTCGGCGAAGGACATTACAGCGAGCGTGACATCAAGGAAGCGGCGCGCGCGTTCACCGGCTGGAGCGTGGATCGCGACACGGGGCAATTCATGTTCCGCCGCGGCATCCACGATTACGGCAATAAATCCGTGCTCGGCAAATCGGGAAATTTCGATGGCGACCAGGTGATCGATATCCTGTTAAGAAAGCCGGAGACCGCGCAGTTTGTGACGCGCAAGCTGTGGAGGGAATTCATTTCGCCCGCCGTTGGCAAACCCGCGGACGAGGCGCAAGTTGCACGCTTCGCCGATGAATTTCGCGACAGCGGTTACAACATTTCCAGACTAATGCGGGTGATACTGACTTCGGATGCGTTCTACGCTCCGGGCAATCGCGCGTCGCTGATCAAGTCGCCAGTGGAATTTGTGGTGGGCACCATGAAACAGTTCGATATCGAAACGCCCAACCTGCGTCCCTTCGTGCTGGCGGCCGCGCTGCTGGGGCAGAATGTGTTTTCGCCGCCGAATGTGAAGGGCTGGCCGGGCGGCGAGGCGTGGATCAATTCCGCGACTCTGCTTGGCCGCAAACAGTTGATCGACCGCCTGTTCAGAAACGAGGATGTTTTGGAGGCGGCCCTACGAAGCATGGACGAGATGGCGATGCGCAATGGCGAGGAGCCGCAACCCGGCCGCGAAGCTCGCCAGCGGCGGCAAATGGAACGGCAGATGGGCGGCATTCGCTGGAACCTCGATAAGTGGGCTGACAAGTTTGCAGGAAGTGGAAGCAATCCCGTCCCACGGCAAGGTCTGATGGACATGACCCGCGTGGTGTTGGCCGTGGCGCCGCAAAATCCGCCGACCACGAGCGACAAACCCGCGGACTGGGCGAGACAACTTGTCCATGACCCGGTGTATCAGCTCAAATGA
- a CDS encoding TPM domain-containing protein: protein MRIFALMLLWTAFAVHAAEGDPQPIPKLDKRVIDLTATLSAADESRIASRLAAFEAQKGAQIAVLIVGTTQPEAIFDYAFRVGEAWKLGRKGVDDGVLFVIAKNDRKLQILTGPGLQGTLTDAMSKRIISEIVGPKFRAGDFAGGIEQGIEKMIGVLQGEALPAPPKKRVASQSVNYENFLMLGFVAALVVGPLLRSLLGRFLGASATGAVTGAAAWFLAGGMVFPIVAGVIIFIIVLMMGAMSLPGGRGGGGGWSSGGGSGGFGGGSSDSFSGGGGSFDGGGASGDW from the coding sequence ATGCGCATCTTCGCCTTGATGTTGCTGTGGACGGCCTTTGCCGTCCACGCCGCCGAGGGCGATCCGCAACCCATCCCCAAGCTGGACAAACGTGTCATCGATTTGACGGCAACCTTGTCCGCCGCAGATGAATCACGCATCGCGTCCCGGCTGGCCGCATTTGAAGCGCAGAAAGGTGCGCAGATCGCGGTACTGATTGTCGGCACCACGCAACCCGAGGCGATATTTGACTATGCGTTTCGGGTCGGCGAGGCCTGGAAGCTCGGCCGCAAGGGTGTCGACGATGGCGTGCTTTTTGTGATCGCCAAGAATGACCGCAAGTTGCAGATTCTCACCGGTCCCGGCCTGCAGGGTACGCTGACCGATGCCATGTCGAAGCGCATCATCAGTGAAATTGTCGGTCCGAAATTCCGCGCGGGTGACTTTGCCGGCGGGATCGAACAGGGCATTGAAAAAATGATTGGCGTGCTGCAGGGCGAGGCGCTGCCGGCGCCGCCGAAGAAACGTGTTGCCTCCCAGAGTGTGAACTATGAAAATTTCCTGATGCTTGGATTTGTGGCGGCACTGGTGGTCGGGCCGTTGCTGCGGTCGCTGCTGGGTAGGTTTCTCGGCGCCAGTGCGACGGGCGCCGTGACAGGCGCGGCGGCATGGTTCCTCGCGGGCGGAATGGTGTTTCCAATCGTGGCCGGCGTAATCATTTTCATTATTGTGCTGATGATGGGCGCGATGAGTCTTCCGGGTGGGCGCGGTGGCGGCGGTGGCTGGTCGAGCGGCGGCGGCTCCGGAGGATTTGGCGGCGGGTCGTCGGATAGCTTCAGTGGCGGCGGTGGCAGCTTTGACGGGGGCGGCGCCTCCGGCGATTGGTGA
- a CDS encoding anaerobic C4-dicarboxylate transporter, whose translation MTMLIALQFVVVLAAIWMGARSSGVGLGLWGAVGLLVLIVAFGVNPTSPPIDVMLIILAVIMAASVMDAAGGIDFLVRIAERIIRANPKYVTIVAPLTTWTFTFVAGTGHIVYPLLPVIYETAHRSGIRPERPMAVATIASQQAITASPVAAATAAMIGLFAEKGMAQWGLREILLICVPATLAGVIAAAFVSMFIGKDLKDDPEYQARLAAGEVPAPKPAADRPPLKPAAKLAAFVFLTGVALVVLFGFFPELRKLPGAKSPLGMPIVIEIVMMSVAAIMLLVTKVNVDEVPKTATLRAGVVAVIGIFGLAWLGDSFIAAHKDVIVPAIGEWAKVAPWTFAFGLFFASVLLYSQAATTRALMPLGIALGIPPQFLIGMFPSVNGYFFIPTYGSLIAAINFDLSGTTKIGRYVLNHSFMIPGLVATSVAVITGLAIARMIF comes from the coding sequence ATGACCATGTTAATCGCTTTACAATTTGTCGTCGTACTTGCGGCGATCTGGATGGGCGCGCGATCGTCGGGCGTCGGCCTCGGTCTGTGGGGCGCTGTCGGATTGCTGGTATTGATTGTCGCTTTTGGTGTCAATCCGACGTCGCCGCCAATCGATGTGATGCTGATCATCCTGGCGGTCATCATGGCCGCTTCGGTGATGGATGCGGCGGGCGGCATCGATTTCCTCGTCCGGATTGCCGAGCGCATCATCCGTGCCAATCCGAAGTACGTGACGATCGTCGCACCACTGACGACGTGGACATTCACGTTCGTCGCCGGAACCGGGCACATCGTCTATCCGCTGCTGCCAGTGATCTACGAGACGGCGCACCGGAGCGGCATCCGTCCCGAGCGGCCCATGGCAGTGGCGACAATCGCCTCGCAGCAGGCAATCACCGCAAGCCCGGTCGCCGCGGCAACCGCCGCGATGATCGGACTGTTCGCCGAAAAGGGCATGGCTCAATGGGGATTGCGGGAGATCCTGTTGATCTGCGTTCCCGCCACGCTCGCTGGCGTCATTGCCGCGGCGTTCGTGTCGATGTTTATCGGCAAGGACCTGAAGGACGATCCGGAATATCAGGCGCGGCTCGCGGCTGGCGAGGTGCCGGCACCCAAGCCCGCTGCCGACCGCCCGCCCCTCAAGCCCGCCGCGAAGCTGGCGGCGTTCGTTTTCCTGACGGGCGTTGCGCTGGTCGTACTGTTCGGCTTTTTCCCTGAATTGAGAAAGCTGCCGGGCGCGAAGAGTCCGCTTGGAATGCCAATTGTCATCGAGATCGTGATGATGTCGGTTGCGGCCATCATGCTGCTGGTGACCAAAGTCAATGTTGACGAAGTGCCGAAAACCGCCACGCTGCGTGCCGGTGTGGTCGCCGTAATCGGCATTTTTGGACTGGCCTGGCTCGGCGACAGTTTCATCGCCGCGCATAAGGACGTCATCGTGCCCGCGATCGGTGAATGGGCGAAGGTTGCGCCGTGGACATTTGCATTTGGATTGTTCTTCGCCTCGGTACTGCTTTACAGCCAGGCCGCGACAACCCGCGCGCTAATGCCACTTGGCATCGCACTGGGCATTCCGCCGCAATTTCTGATCGGCATGTTCCCGTCAGTCAATGGCTATTTTTTCATCCCGACCTACGGCTCATTGATCGCCGCGATCAATTTTGACCTGTCCGGAACCACCAAGATCGGGCGCTATGTGCTGAACCACTCGTTCATGATCCCCGGACTGGTTGCGACGTCAGTGGCGGTCATCACGGGACTGGCGATCGCGCGCATGATCTTCTGA
- a CDS encoding aspartate ammonia-lyase: MNYRTEKDFLGEKQLPDSAYYGVQTLRGKENFHITGIPMSTEPYFVMAFGYVKKAAALANRDLGVLDTKIADAIAGACDRLIAGEMRDQFVTDFIQGGAGTSTNMNANEVIANLALEHLGHKKGEYQYVSPNDHVNFGQSTNDVYPTAFRLALILRLSSYMDALRRLQDAFFAKGKEFEQVLKMGRTHLQDAVPMSLGQEFHGWGTTIGEEVQRIAEVRQFLHEINLGATAIGTTVTAAPGYPELATKYLSELTGAKFILAGDLIEATSDTGAYVLLSGVLKRTSSKLTKICNDIRLLASGPRCGFNEIRLPQMQPGSSIMPGKVNPVIPEVVNQTSFLVIGLDLTVTLAASAGQLQLNVMEPVITFALFTSISTMENAVNSLRTNCIQGITANAEHTRNMVLNSLGIITVLKPSLGYKQCAEIAREGYETGKSLHDIVVKEHKLMTQQHWDEVFSFENLISPKFEQ, encoded by the coding sequence ATGAACTACCGCACCGAAAAAGATTTCCTTGGCGAAAAACAGCTTCCAGACAGCGCGTATTACGGCGTCCAGACGCTGCGAGGAAAAGAGAATTTTCATATCACCGGCATCCCGATGTCGACCGAGCCCTACTTCGTCATGGCATTCGGTTACGTGAAAAAAGCGGCGGCACTGGCGAACCGTGATCTCGGTGTACTCGATACCAAGATTGCCGACGCCATCGCCGGTGCGTGCGACCGTTTGATCGCCGGCGAAATGCGCGATCAGTTTGTCACGGACTTCATCCAGGGTGGCGCCGGCACATCGACCAACATGAACGCGAACGAGGTTATCGCCAATCTCGCGCTTGAACACCTCGGCCACAAAAAGGGGGAATACCAGTACGTCAGTCCAAATGACCATGTCAACTTCGGGCAATCGACCAACGATGTGTATCCGACGGCATTCCGGCTTGCACTGATTTTGCGCCTCAGCAGTTATATGGATGCGTTGCGGCGTTTGCAGGATGCTTTTTTTGCCAAGGGCAAAGAATTCGAGCAGGTCTTGAAGATGGGGAGGACGCACTTGCAGGATGCGGTGCCAATGTCGCTCGGCCAGGAGTTTCACGGCTGGGGAACGACGATCGGCGAGGAAGTACAACGCATCGCCGAAGTCCGTCAGTTCCTGCACGAGATAAACCTCGGCGCAACCGCGATCGGCACCACCGTGACGGCGGCGCCCGGTTACCCGGAACTCGCGACCAAATACTTGTCGGAGTTGACCGGCGCCAAATTCATATTGGCGGGCGACCTGATTGAGGCGACCTCCGACACCGGCGCGTACGTGCTGCTCTCGGGCGTCCTTAAACGGACCTCGTCGAAGCTCACCAAGATCTGCAATGACATCCGCCTGCTGGCCTCGGGCCCGCGCTGCGGTTTCAATGAAATCAGACTTCCGCAGATGCAACCGGGCAGCTCGATCATGCCGGGCAAGGTCAATCCGGTGATTCCGGAAGTCGTCAACCAGACCAGCTTCCTCGTCATCGGTCTCGACCTCACGGTGACCCTTGCCGCGTCAGCCGGGCAACTGCAACTGAATGTGATGGAACCGGTCATTACGTTCGCGCTATTCACGTCAATCTCGACGATGGAAAACGCGGTCAACAGCCTGCGCACCAACTGCATCCAGGGCATCACCGCCAATGCGGAGCACACCCGCAACATGGTGCTGAATTCGCTCGGCATTATCACCGTCCTGAAACCATCGCTCGGCTACAAGCAGTGCGCGGAGATCGCACGCGAAGGATATGAGACCGGCAAGTCGCTGCACGACATCGTCGTCAAGGAACACAAGCTGATGACGCAGCAGCATTGGGACGAGGTATTTTCGTTCGAGAATCTGATCAGCCCGAAGTTCGAGCAATGA
- a CDS encoding acetylxylan esterase, whose protein sequence is MVVAASCALAFLIAQNDAIAQAPAKSYVSAGAWTVEGSEATWRDDVRKRDVPVKIYSPGTDKRNVVAKVSGSALTGAPASASDARFPVILFSHGLGGNRAGGKLWAEHWASHGYVVVAMQHAGSDEALWKDRPPADLKKNMKSGMTLGNLGLRVSDVRFVIDEVVRRAGIGEKQFAYADTARLGMSGHSFGAHTTLAVAGQKAGVLGGQSGLDTRIVSAIAFSPNARNKRNVARQFGDIQIPFMSITGTRDGSILDDGTRYQDRMLPYENMPAGGKYLVVFDGGDHMVFGGHELGVRRPETSRDREIQSAVKAATVAFWNVTLKRDESARKWLDSAENSASLKFMLNENDFLASK, encoded by the coding sequence ATGGTCGTGGCCGCGTCATGCGCGTTGGCGTTCCTGATTGCGCAAAACGATGCGATTGCCCAGGCTCCGGCGAAGTCGTACGTGTCCGCCGGCGCCTGGACGGTGGAAGGGAGCGAGGCAACATGGCGAGATGACGTCCGCAAGCGTGACGTGCCGGTGAAAATATATTCGCCTGGCACGGATAAAAGAAATGTCGTCGCCAAAGTGTCCGGCAGTGCGCTCACCGGCGCACCCGCCAGCGCCTCTGATGCGCGCTTTCCGGTCATCCTGTTTTCCCACGGTCTCGGCGGCAATCGTGCCGGCGGCAAATTGTGGGCCGAGCACTGGGCCAGTCACGGTTACGTGGTCGTGGCCATGCAGCACGCCGGCAGCGACGAGGCGCTGTGGAAAGATCGACCGCCCGCGGATCTGAAGAAAAACATGAAATCCGGCATGACGCTGGGCAATCTCGGACTGCGCGTCAGTGATGTACGTTTCGTGATCGATGAAGTCGTTCGCCGCGCCGGTATCGGCGAGAAACAATTTGCCTACGCCGACACCGCGCGCCTCGGCATGTCGGGACATTCGTTTGGCGCGCACACGACACTGGCGGTGGCGGGGCAGAAGGCCGGAGTCCTTGGCGGCCAGTCAGGGCTGGACACGCGCATCGTCTCGGCGATCGCCTTCAGTCCGAATGCCCGAAACAAGCGCAATGTCGCGCGCCAGTTTGGCGATATCCAGATACCATTCATGTCGATTACCGGCACCCGGGACGGTAGCATTCTTGACGACGGCACGCGCTATCAGGATCGCATGCTTCCCTATGAAAATATGCCGGCGGGTGGTAAGTATCTGGTCGTGTTCGATGGTGGCGATCACATGGTGTTCGGCGGCCATGAACTGGGCGTGCGACGGCCGGAAACGTCGCGGGACCGCGAGATCCAGTCGGCTGTGAAAGCGGCGACCGTGGCATTCTGGAATGTCACGCTGAAACGTGACGAATCGGCGAGAAAGTGGCTGGATTCGGCTGAGAACTCGGCATCGCTCAAATTCATGCTCAATGAAAACGATTTTTTAGCCTCAAAATAG
- a CDS encoding LemA family protein: MRKLALLLGLAAILSLSGCGYNDFQTKDEAVKKSWAEVLNQYQRRSDLIPNLVATVQGYAQQEKDVLLGVTEARSRVGQMKIDESVVNNPQAMQNFQKAQGDLSSALSRLLVVAENYPQLKSDANFRELQSQLEGTENRITVARKRFTESIEQYNVLTRQFPTNLTAMLFSYAVKPQFTVENEKAISVAPKVDFGAKPAPAPAPAPAK; this comes from the coding sequence ATGCGCAAATTGGCTTTGTTGTTGGGTTTGGCGGCGATCCTTTCCCTTTCAGGCTGCGGGTACAACGATTTCCAGACGAAGGATGAAGCCGTCAAGAAATCATGGGCAGAGGTACTGAACCAGTATCAACGTCGCTCGGATTTGATTCCCAATCTGGTGGCCACCGTACAGGGCTATGCGCAACAGGAAAAAGACGTACTGCTCGGCGTCACCGAAGCGCGTTCGCGTGTCGGCCAGATGAAGATCGATGAGAGCGTGGTGAACAACCCGCAGGCGATGCAGAATTTCCAGAAAGCCCAGGGCGACCTTTCAAGCGCGCTGTCCCGGTTGCTGGTCGTGGCGGAAAACTATCCGCAGTTGAAATCCGACGCCAATTTCCGCGAACTGCAATCGCAGCTCGAGGGCACGGAAAATCGTATCACCGTGGCACGCAAGCGTTTCACGGAATCCATTGAGCAATACAACGTGCTCACGCGCCAGTTCCCGACCAACCTGACGGCGATGCTGTTCAGCTACGCAGTCAAGCCGCAATTCACGGTTGAAAACGAGAAAGCCATTTCGGTTGCGCCGAAGGTGGATTTTGGTGCCAAGCCTGCACCTGCGCCCGCTCCTGCGCCCGCAAAATAA
- the tsaB gene encoding tRNA (adenosine(37)-N6)-threonylcarbamoyltransferase complex dimerization subunit type 1 TsaB, producing MSAFSLLALETSTERLSLAILRGDRMFVREVDAGQRHSELALPLMYELLAEAGTTLADLDVIAFGQGPGSFTGVRIACGLTQGLALGLNKRVVPVPTQMALAEQCGATKVIVALDARMGEIYFAAYHQNNDATGWTAVVAPLLVKPEQLPALDGDGWCGIGSGFDVPALAEHLSRCYGAQISRNVMHALPSARDVASIAARELTKSGLESALSPEHAAPLYLRNKVAMTIAERAAHHLKKAAA from the coding sequence ATGTCCGCCTTTAGTCTCCTCGCTCTCGAAACCTCCACCGAACGCCTGTCGCTCGCGATCCTGCGCGGCGATCGCATGTTCGTGCGCGAGGTCGATGCCGGGCAGCGACATTCGGAACTCGCTTTGCCGCTGATGTATGAGTTGCTCGCGGAAGCCGGTACCACGCTGGCGGATCTTGACGTCATCGCCTTTGGGCAGGGGCCGGGCTCGTTTACAGGTGTGCGCATTGCCTGCGGGCTAACGCAGGGATTGGCTTTGGGACTTAACAAGCGCGTGGTGCCGGTGCCGACGCAGATGGCGCTGGCAGAGCAGTGCGGGGCAACGAAGGTCATCGTCGCGCTCGATGCGCGCATGGGGGAAATATATTTCGCCGCGTACCACCAAAATAATGACGCCACCGGCTGGACAGCGGTGGTCGCGCCGCTGCTGGTCAAGCCGGAACAATTGCCGGCGCTGGATGGCGATGGCTGGTGCGGCATTGGCAGCGGGTTTGATGTGCCCGCGCTGGCGGAACATCTATCCCGTTGCTATGGTGCGCAAATCAGCCGCAACGTCATGCATGCCTTGCCGAGCGCGCGTGACGTGGCCAGCATTGCCGCGCGGGAGTTGACGAAATCCGGGCTGGAAAGCGCGCTGTCACCCGAGCATGCCGCGCCCCTTTACCTGCGCAACAAGGTCGCCATGACCATCGCCGAACGGGCCGCGCATCACCTGAAAAAGGCGGCGGCGTGA